The sequence below is a genomic window from Dromaius novaehollandiae isolate bDroNov1 chromosome 7, bDroNov1.hap1, whole genome shotgun sequence.
AGATACTGCGAAATAACCATAATAACTGTATGAGTCTGTTGGACTTAAGATACTAACTGATCTCTTCCAGTGACTTTGTGATCATAATGCAAGATACTTTTGGAAACATACCTATTCAAACTGCTGTTAATGTCTATCGTGTTTATTTTTTGCTGCTATTGATTGttaacttccagaaaaaaatgctacCCACACAGCATCTTTTCAGTGGAATGGTTTTCTATGTAGAGGTTTTACAAATACACTGTACAAACAGATAGTAGATAGGATGAAATACAGTACTCATTGCTGTAATTTCACTCTTAGAGAAATTTCAGTAAATTTCTCTAAATTGACATAACTAGAACTAGAAAAGGTACATTTAGAGGTTCTGCCCCTATGTTACTTATGTTACATAACAGTTGCTATCTCAAAGAAGACAGCTTTTGTTATCTTCTTAGGGTCATTTTAAGCTTAAATGCTATATATCTAACTTGCAAATTCTGCATTTGTAAGGTGCCCACAATATGTTTTTTAGAAACTCtagaacaaaaaaaacctgtgaagAACAAAAATGATATTATtgaaaaaattctatttttgaaGCTACAGCAGctaatacagaaaataatgaaaataccaTGCTTAGAACTGTTGCACAACTTCCTGAAATTTTGTTCTGGCTGAGGTAATGTGTTTATGTACAAAAGCTATCAATTGCTATGGTGTTGAATACTTAAACTATTATTTTGAAAGAATGGTTTTCAGAAATTTCTGTATGAAGGTTTTGGGATAATAGAGTTACAATGCAGTATAAGGAAGTTTGACATTTCTACATAGTTTTAAGTAATAGTAGGCTATATCTGTTCCAATTgtaatattttagaaatgaattttaaatcttACTTCAAATCATCTTTTGTGAAACTACTTGGGTCTCTCTGTGGACACTTAGTCGAAAAGATGTGGTGTATAAAGTTCTTCCTGTTACATATAAACAAATGTGAAAGTtaccaattttatttttctcagggTACTGATGTTCCACataaacagcaaataaataatGCTGAAACTTACTTCGAAAATGTGAATGTAGAATGTGCAGTACAAGTCTGTCCTGAACTGTTACGAAAAGGtacattttctttacttttttggcagtttaaaaaaaataaacttttaagaaGTAAAAACATGCAAGTAAGGGTTCTGATATAACTGATGTCACAGAGTGTGTACTAGAAAAGAGTTAATGTTctacaaaagaaaacatattgtaaagtgaaaaataaataattggcTGTTGACAGTACACTATTTATaaaatttaatgtaatttaaatttGACATCAACTTATCTGTAGAGGGTGGGAGAAAGTAACTTTTGGCTGCTACTTTAGTATCAAGTAGATTCTGGGAATCGCTCTCCAAAGACCACCCTGGGAGGAAAGCCTTTTGCCCTGCTTCTTAGGAAAATAGCAGATCGTACAAAGTACAAAACCATTGAACGAATTGATGTTGTGTGTGTCTTTGATTTGTGCCAGAAGGGAATGCTTCAAATTAAATTGGGATTAAAAACTTCtgacttttttaaataaaatcttctcTTACTGTTAATTTTCGAAAGAGACTGAAATCTGGCTGAAACCTTAGCCTAGGAGCTGAAGAGAAGAGACTGTTcagagagcaagagaaaacaaACCCTTGGACTTTCGGTTCTGGATTTCTTCCTGCCAAACTGAAAACAAGGGTCCTTATGCTAATAAAGCCTAATTGCAATTTTGCTGCTGCATGTGCAATCATGTTTTTAGTCCAAAAGACAGCATAGAGATAGAAGCATTGTAAGTCTCGTTTTGGCCCTTCTCTGCCCCAGGGGAAGCACTGTCACAAGCAATGTCTGCAGTACAGTACCAATATTCTGAGTCGGCTGTCACCTCCTAGGAGCATTCTCTTTGAAGATCTGAGAAACTTCTGCTGAAAAACTTAATGTAAAATAAGTGTGCATAAATAATATGGCTTAGTCAGAAAGTATGAGTCTCCTCCTCTGTGCACAAAAATTGTCGTTCactttgaaatactgaaatattgcTGTACTTGATAATACATCTTTGCAAAGAAAGATACTTACTTGTTTGTGAACTCTAAAATGTGCAGAATAGGGAGACTTTTATCATCTTCCAGTCCATAAGTGACTTTTGAGAGGACCTGACCAAGGTACATTACTACTTAAAAAAGCAATATTAGCACTTCAAGCCAGCAAGCTATTTGCCAGATTTCACCCACACTTGCACacatgcattttaaatgaaattgaaGGCTCTGAAGCAGGTGAATAATTTgtctaaagcaaaaaaatcttGAGTAGAATGTAAAACAAACCCATTAAATGCTGGTTTCACTTTCTTTAGACTTTGAGTCAATGTTTCCAGAAGTGACTGCCAGTCGTTTAACAGTATTGACTGTTACCCAGAAAACTAAAAATGATATGACTGTATGGAGTCAAGAAATGGAGGATGAGAGAGAAATGCTGTTAGAAAATGTAAGTAGCTGTCAATAGTGTCAACTTACTTTGTTTGCAGATGAAACTTCTGTGAACTGTTTATATCTCTGATCCATTTCAAGTTGTGGTACTAacttactgtgcttttttttttttaagcacacttCTGAGCTAATCCATACCTATGCTCTCTTTCTgataaaatggagattttttttccccatctttaacTTGTATTATTCTATTTGAAATGTCTCACAGAACCATTGAATTCTTTATAGTAGAGTGAGTCAGGAGTATGtcagaaagattttaaaatgatacAGTAAATTTTTAAAGATACTTGATTGTTATCCTGTTACAGTTCTTAAGGAACAGCAactattttctctttcatctgtAGTATAATGTGTTTTGTAAGATTTCACTGCACTCTGTTTTTGCCGTAATGTAATTGAGATTCCACTGCAATGTCTGTTAATGTGTGCATTCTTACTTGTAAGAAGtgattgctctgtttttcttcatgCTGCCGATTGATTTGGTTAATGCTTTTAGCCTGGATAGCAGTGATACTACATGTTAATCTTCATCCGGAACTCTGGAAGTTCTGTTGTCCACTAGAGGTCTCTTTGAAAATAGCCTTCTTTCACACTCTTCGGATTTTTTTAGTATCTGCTCCAGCAGGTGTCACTCCTTACCActgctggcatttttttcttaacatcttcaaatataaaaattttaCATAATTTTACTACAATTTTTCTAAAGCTAGTAAAAACTGCCCTGTAGGAATTTAATCTGTGTAGTCAAAGTCAAATCTATGCTTGCAAATAGTCTGGTAATGTGCTTTTCGATCCTGTAAATTGCAAACACAGTCAATATAAGTAAAGGCAAAGTAAGGATTACCACAGGAAAAAGCAGTCTGAAGGATCAACataaaaattacacacacacacattaaaattCCCTTCATTTTAGTGTGTTCTTCTCTTTGGATTATTTATGGTCTGTTGGTCTTTGGCATTGTAATCTGGTCTAATTATATGTTAATTGGCATCTTTCTTCCTTGTGCACCTCCCTGTCAAGTCTAATATAGTCACTGTAGGGGTGTTAGGATGTTAGATGTAACCTCCTGGCCTAAAGGTTACTAACAGCAAATTCACAATAAAATGGactgtttgtttgcttcataGATGGTTAGAAGTAATCTTAGAAAAACTAATTTAATGTGAGAAGATTGTGTTCAAGTAATGGGAGTTATTTACAGCCAGACCTAAGTGTTTACAGTAAATCTCAGGTGTTTATTAATATCACTCTAAGGGCTTGCTGCAGGATTGTTACAACACTGGATCAAAAGATATGAGTGTGTGCCTTAAAAGCTGTCTTCAGATGGCTTGCTTACATTTGTGACTTAACGTAAGGTTGAAACCTAGTTAATCTGCAGATCCATTGAACATGAAAATAGAGCACTGAAGGACAGGTTACTGTTAAGGGTAAATTCTTTAATTTTGGCCATGAAGGAACTGAGGCCGAATAACTAATCTTTCTAAAAATTCAAAACTGTGAGCTGCTCAGGGCACTAATTCTAGAGAACAATGCAATTTTTATAGTTCAGAATAAACAAATGCATTGTTTACTTTCAAGTTAGACAGAGATGCATCTTTTAAAGTGCCTAcagaatttcctttattttcagaaaatgaattgcATGAGTGCTTTACTCCAAATCAGTATATTCAGCTGTTCAGATTTTTGCACCAGGACATACTTTCCTCAGAATGCATGAATGGTCTTGGGAACATCATCACATGATCtagctttttttgtattttcctcaCTTACCTTTGCAGACTTCCTTAGCAGTTTTTCCTGGACCCCGCTGGTCCACATATTATGGCTTGAAACCTGCTGATCTAAGTGATAGAAAGCACAAAACTGAGGTCTCCTGCTCTTGCTGActtatctgtggaaaaaaattatataacatAATCTGTAGATCATGTAATTTTTTGTGTCCTGTGTTGTGATATTGGAATACAAGAGCATAGTACTATCACTGGAGTTAATACAATGTCTTGTCTGCTCAGTGTGTGTCACAGCTTTAAATGTACCTGAATTTTGTggttgatttttcttctgtatctgaCAAACAGATAACTGCTACTCAACACCAAAGAGTGAAAACTTTAGCTAATCTGTGGTATTAAGCAAATGTGAAGAAGTTGCTACAGAGATACAGATTCTTTAAATGATCTCTTCAGAGAAAAGAGGTTTCTGGTAAAGCATCAGAGAATAGGAAACTTCTAGGCATGTTGTGTAAGTGAAAGTATTTTAGGGAACATCAGCCAGTGTCCTCCAGTGTAACTGAAACATGACCTACAACTTCAGTTGTCTAGTGGGAGAGTTTGAAATCATCATCCATCCTGGCCATCGGTCAGATGACAATGTGAAAATTGATGTAGAttgctgaaataaaatgcttatgGAACTGTTTGATATCGTGATGCTAAactaaaatgttctttaaaatcaTTTGCGGTTAGACACTTGTAGTGTAAGAGGAACTTCATAATACCATCCTGTTTGCCATGATAAGATCTTATAGCAAAACCGTATTTTGTTTCCAATATATGTAATGCCACATTTAATGTCAAATTTGTTGAGTTTAGATTAGATCTATAAACTTGTGGAGATAATGATGAGAAATACCTGAAGTAATGGTTGACCTCTTAAAGAGGATAACAGGTATGGCTACAGTCTGCTTGAATAATCAAAGCAATTGCATTACTCCTTGTACATACTGTTAATCCATTACTGACTGGCACAAGGAACACTTAAATTTCATTGAGTAGCCTAATACATACCATTGATTTTAGTCCTCTTAGTACTattcttagtatttttatttaaagtatgttgaatttcctatttttagtagaggctaaaaaaaaaaatctgttgtagttcattttcaaaatgttttatatgCCTTCTGATGTGTACGTACTtatcaaatttttcttttaacttccttccttttttttcttttaagttcatTAATGGTGCCAAGGAAATTTGTTACGCAATTTGTTCTGAAGGCTATTGGGCTGACTTCATTGATCCATCCTCAGGACTGGCAGTAAGTTACTGTGCTGCATGGAATATGCAGTGGACACTGCTACGTACTAACTGGCAGTTGTATCTGTGTTATTTCATATGGGTCAAATTCAACTTTTTCATATTGACCAAAAGCTGTTACCATAGCATAATTCCCCGCAAAAATTAAGGAGATAGGGTAGCGGCCTTGATCAAGTTTCCATAGTGTGTCATCTGTCATTGCAGTTGGCACTTCAAAGAATGTTGTTCAGCAATGAAGCTGAATTTTAGATAACTGTAGGAGTTGTATACCAAAAAACTCTTGTTCATTGCACCAGTATGACCTCCAAAGATAACTTGATAGCCCTGACACCCATTTGTGGagataaaagtttttaaaatctctttgcaCTAGTCAGTAAGATCTGATATGTGGAAAAAGTGAATATACTGTTCCTATTAAACAAAGTTGGCTCTCATTGTCAGATTAAACCAATTCTCTGCAGGagctgaaaggttttttttgttgtttttttttaccaAGACATCTATGAAATGCAATATAGTCTTAAATCTGTAAGATCTCTGTAAGAGAACTGAGAGAATTTCTGTCAAGGCATGTATGCATTATGTATTTTTAGTCTGAGAACTGATCTTTAAAACCTCATCACAGTTGAATATAATCATGGTAGAGCTCAAATTAGTGGTACTTTGTTAAAATCACTTTAGGTTTATAGTGACAAATAGGTTTAACGGGGATTGTTTATATTCAACACAATCGAAGGTGTGTGTGGTACTTAAAACCCTTCCCTGAAAATTCCATGCATGTAAGGAATAGCTACAGATTAATAAAAGCAGGATTCTGTCTATGGGCTCCAATCCAGTAGTAACGTCCTTATGCATAAGGTGTTCATCAGGAATAGACTTTTGTGTCAGTACTAAGCTTCCTCTTGTTTTGAGGTTAAGCAACTGAAATAACTGATTCTTATTTACATATGCTCTgcttttaaaacatctttctttaTGGGGGACTCACtgaaaacatgttttcattttgctaCTTAACATCTGTTCTATCCTTAATGCCTAGTAGAATTTTTCAAGACTATTTAAGGTTTTTTGTATATTTAATTGATTAGACATTCAAACACACATATGCCTTTGGCTATCTTCAGCAATAAAGGGGAATATTTAAATATGGGCTATTCACTTCATTATCAGTATAACAGAGGTCCTCTGCTTCATTTTTCCTGTATAATTTTCCTGAACAAATTTATACTTATTTCAAAAGATGTAACTAGTACTTCTGGGCTTTTCGTTTTAAAAAGAGATGATTCTGACacttttgaaatataaatactttgttttaaattgtttaattgttttaaaaacactCTAAAATGCTTTGTTACTGAGCTGTTAGCTCCTATAGTCTAGAGTGTTCTTGGAAATGTGAaaacttctgttctttttccacCTAGTTTTTTGGACCATATACAAACAACACTCTGTTTGAAACAGATGAACGCTACCGCCACCTGGGATTCTGCATTGATGATCTTGGCTGCTGCAAAGTTATTCGTCATAACATCTGGGGTACTCATGTGGTTGTAGGAAGTATTTTTACTAATGCTGAACCTGACAGCCCAATCATGAGAAAACTGAGTGGAAACTAGCAACCATCAGAGTTTCGCAAGTTTGTGTATGACCTCTGCATTCTCTTACTTGGTGATTCTCTATAAGCATTGACAGGAAATGCCACACTTTGAA
It includes:
- the MMADHC gene encoding cobalamin trafficking protein CblD, producing MATVLCNRARLVTFLPGFYCLVKRVVNPKAFSTAGSSGSDEPHVAATPPDLCPRTVWPDEVMGPFGPQDQRFQLPGNIGFDCHLNGTASQKKIQVHKNLPDVLAEPSPSERHEFVMAQYINEFQGTDVPHKQQINNAETYFENVNVECAVQVCPELLRKDFESMFPEVTASRLTVLTVTQKTKNDMTVWSQEMEDEREMLLENFINGAKEICYAICSEGYWADFIDPSSGLAFFGPYTNNTLFETDERYRHLGFCIDDLGCCKVIRHNIWGTHVVVGSIFTNAEPDSPIMRKLSGN